In Crinalium epipsammum PCC 9333, the following are encoded in one genomic region:
- a CDS encoding AAA family ATPase gives MNKTERLKNLTLPCTPTLLVTALTLFLGGGIEKAAGAAGVTAAASAATATIVSRRQHMRANYLEGRLGDIENVSQLVAQRDNMSVIVESLNAEIAHRREERRELDQTLGDYPALQTQHQYIQREINTLSQQQQELEGRIATLHQQNPQLSYLEELTRRIEQHRLELSSLEGQITANRTQIDQLEQQRASLQAIEVRLPQKQAELNFLQENIASQQTLLHDLEQRTVELELLRATYDALFNEREQLENRISYLQPEVNRLQEERDHILREIQENTQKYQESEGVRREIERINAELRAKRAELASLHREIERLESQRVALENNIHDLEQKEEELERILQRLRGEINEIENSARVALQALRDKLWYKLPPQQRSAGNEIEFLEEFKNYLTTQGLNFPDRIIRAFHTSLKVQDISALVILAGISGTGKSELPRQYAEFIGAQFLMLPVQPRWDSPQDLQGFYNYVEKKYKPTELMRGLYQYKHDANLSGRMVIVLLDEMNLARVEYYFSDFLSKLETRRSHQTFLSLDVGSLPLPESEKQIKIPDEFLFVGTMNEDETTQSLSDKVLDRANVLTFGKPSELQLRANKTKQTATNSQSYLTYQDFRSNWGREPNDYLAILEQVKDYVNQANDIMEKMGHPFAHRVYQSIAKYVINYPGVESSEEALRCAIADQFGQKILPKLRGVMVADMEESFALMENLVIKLQDKPLTDAFIKARQGRYGQFHWQGLVY, from the coding sequence ATGAATAAAACCGAGCGACTAAAAAATTTGACGTTACCTTGTACGCCAACTTTATTAGTAACAGCATTGACTTTATTTCTGGGTGGTGGTATTGAAAAAGCAGCAGGGGCGGCAGGGGTGACAGCCGCAGCAAGTGCGGCAACGGCGACAATTGTTTCCCGTCGGCAACACATGAGGGCTAACTATCTAGAGGGACGGCTAGGAGACATTGAAAACGTTAGTCAGCTAGTTGCCCAACGGGATAACATGAGCGTGATTGTTGAAAGTCTCAATGCTGAAATCGCTCACAGACGGGAAGAAAGACGAGAATTAGATCAGACGCTGGGAGATTATCCAGCATTGCAAACTCAACATCAGTATATTCAGCGAGAAATTAACACACTCAGCCAGCAACAACAGGAATTAGAAGGCAGAATTGCCACACTCCATCAGCAAAATCCACAACTTAGTTATTTAGAGGAATTAACTCGTAGGATTGAACAGCATCGGCTTGAGCTTAGTAGTTTGGAGGGACAAATTACAGCTAATCGCACACAAATCGACCAACTAGAACAACAAAGAGCTTCTCTCCAAGCAATTGAAGTGCGGCTTCCACAAAAACAGGCTGAACTCAACTTCCTACAAGAAAATATTGCATCCCAGCAAACTCTTCTGCATGATCTAGAACAAAGAACAGTCGAATTAGAGTTATTGCGAGCTACTTATGATGCTTTGTTTAATGAACGAGAGCAATTAGAAAACCGAATTTCGTATTTGCAACCAGAAGTCAATCGCCTTCAAGAGGAACGCGATCACATTCTGCGAGAAATTCAAGAAAACACGCAGAAATACCAGGAATCAGAAGGGGTACGCAGAGAAATAGAAAGAATCAATGCAGAGCTTCGCGCTAAAAGAGCGGAATTAGCAAGCTTACACCGTGAGATTGAACGTTTAGAATCTCAACGAGTAGCTTTAGAAAATAACATCCATGATCTTGAACAAAAGGAAGAGGAGTTAGAACGAATCTTACAGCGACTCAGAGGCGAGATTAATGAAATTGAAAATAGCGCGAGGGTGGCTCTACAAGCTCTTCGAGATAAGTTATGGTATAAATTACCACCGCAACAACGATCCGCAGGGAATGAAATTGAGTTTTTAGAAGAATTTAAGAATTACCTGACAACTCAAGGATTAAATTTTCCCGATCGCATTATCAGAGCTTTCCACACTTCTTTAAAAGTTCAGGATATTTCGGCATTGGTAATTTTAGCAGGAATTAGTGGTACAGGTAAAAGCGAATTGCCTCGACAATATGCTGAATTTATCGGCGCACAATTTCTGATGCTTCCTGTCCAGCCTCGTTGGGATTCGCCTCAAGATTTGCAAGGATTTTATAACTATGTGGAAAAAAAATATAAGCCAACTGAGTTAATGCGAGGTTTGTATCAATATAAACATGATGCCAATCTGTCAGGAAGGATGGTGATCGTGCTACTAGATGAAATGAACTTAGCACGGGTCGAGTATTACTTTAGTGATTTTCTCTCTAAGCTAGAAACTAGGCGCAGTCACCAAACATTTTTGTCTCTAGATGTAGGTAGTTTGCCTCTACCTGAAAGTGAAAAACAAATCAAAATTCCCGATGAGTTCTTATTTGTCGGGACAATGAACGAGGACGAAACTACTCAATCGCTTTCTGATAAGGTACTTGATCGCGCTAACGTTTTAACATTTGGCAAACCTAGTGAACTTCAGTTACGCGCTAATAAAACCAAGCAAACCGCAACAAATTCTCAAAGCTATCTAACTTATCAAGATTTCCGCAGTAATTGGGGACGTGAACCCAATGACTATCTGGCGATACTCGAACAGGTTAAGGATTACGTTAATCAAGCTAATGACATCATGGAAAAGATGGGACATCCCTTTGCCCATCGGGTTTATCAATCGATCGCCAAATATGTAATTAATTATCCAGGTGTAGAAAGCAGTGAAGAAGCTTTACGCTGCGCCATTGCGGATCAATTCGGGCAAAAAATCTTACCTAAATTGCGGGGGGTGATGGTGGCAGACATGGAGGAAAGTTTCGCTTTGATGGAAAATTTAGTGATCAAATTACAAGACAAACCGCTAACTGATGCTTTTATTAAGGCACGCCAAGGACGCTACGGACAATTCCACTGGCAAGGGTTGGTATATTAA
- the queA gene encoding tRNA preQ1(34) S-adenosylmethionine ribosyltransferase-isomerase QueA, whose amino-acid sequence MVQIELDRLLSSYDYELPEELIAQTPAVPRDSSRLLVVNSPQQHTHSIFSNLTDFLLPGDLLVLNNTRVIPARLYGKKSTGAPVEVLLLEEQDKNCWLALVKPGRRLQPGATIVFEANNSVNQDAISNLSDVAGVKIPSILTALVLAKDEATGGRLLQFDLPTEINFAEVLTLFGQLPLPPYITSSESEAEQYQTVYAHRSGAIAAPTAGLHFTTELMQQLKQHQIEQAYVTLHVGVGTFRPVEVEDITTHKMHQEWVEVPPSTVEKIRETKLNGGRIIAVGTTVARSLEAAAISGELQPFCGKTNLFIYPGYQLRVIEGLITNFHLPRSSLMMLVSALIGRRRLLDLYQEAIAQRYRFYSFGDAMLILPEARI is encoded by the coding sequence ATGGTACAGATTGAATTAGATCGGTTATTAAGCAGCTATGACTATGAACTACCAGAAGAATTAATTGCTCAAACGCCTGCTGTGCCTAGAGATAGTTCACGGTTACTGGTAGTAAATTCCCCTCAGCAACATACTCATAGTATCTTCAGTAATTTAACTGATTTCTTGCTCCCAGGAGATTTGCTGGTGTTGAATAACACCCGTGTAATCCCTGCCCGCCTTTATGGGAAAAAGTCTACTGGCGCACCCGTAGAGGTGTTGTTGTTGGAGGAACAGGATAAAAACTGTTGGTTGGCTTTAGTTAAGCCAGGTAGACGGCTTCAACCTGGGGCAACAATTGTGTTTGAAGCTAACAATTCAGTTAATCAAGATGCAATTTCTAATTTATCGGATGTTGCAGGGGTAAAAATACCTAGTATTTTAACGGCATTGGTGTTAGCTAAGGATGAGGCAACTGGTGGGCGTTTATTACAGTTTGATCTACCCACTGAGATTAATTTTGCTGAGGTGCTAACACTGTTTGGGCAGTTACCGCTACCACCTTATATTACTTCGTCTGAGTCAGAGGCGGAACAATATCAAACTGTTTACGCTCATAGATCAGGTGCGATCGCAGCCCCAACAGCAGGACTGCATTTTACCACTGAGTTAATGCAGCAGTTAAAACAACACCAAATTGAGCAGGCGTATGTCACACTTCATGTAGGGGTGGGGACATTTCGACCTGTGGAGGTGGAAGATATTACTACTCATAAAATGCACCAAGAATGGGTAGAAGTACCACCGTCTACGGTGGAAAAAATTCGGGAAACAAAACTTAATGGTGGACGTATTATTGCTGTAGGTACAACAGTAGCGCGATCGCTAGAAGCAGCAGCTATTAGTGGAGAGTTGCAGCCTTTTTGTGGCAAGACGAATTTATTTATTTATCCAGGCTATCAATTGCGCGTAATTGAGGGGTTAATTACTAATTTTCATTTGCCGCGTTCGAGTTTGATGATGTTGGTGAGTGCTTTGATTGGACGACGACGGTTGCTAGATTTGTATCAGGAGGCGATCGCACAGCGCTATCGTTTTTATTCTTTTGGCGATGCTATGTTGATTTTACCCGAAGCAAGAATTTAG
- a CDS encoding sigma-70 family RNA polymerase sigma factor has product MNQAINQSTPASWSMIEASNPQAFVQPDKLANYDLILRCQAGARPDRTAFAELMRRYQSQVDKILYHLAPDWQDRSDLAQEVWIRVYRNINRLQEPEKFRGWLSRIATNLFYDELRKRKRKSQPLSLDARYTTQDSEMDWEIASDEPSPEENLTTREFYEQLRDAIAQLPEVFRTAIVLREIEGMAYEEIAEITGVSLGTVKSRIARARTRLQSQLQPYLDA; this is encoded by the coding sequence ATGAATCAAGCTATAAATCAATCTACCCCTGCTTCTTGGTCAATGATTGAAGCATCTAACCCTCAAGCTTTCGTACAGCCCGACAAGCTTGCCAACTATGACTTAATTTTACGATGTCAAGCAGGGGCGCGTCCCGATCGCACTGCTTTTGCAGAATTAATGCGGAGATATCAATCCCAAGTTGATAAAATTTTGTATCATCTAGCTCCCGACTGGCAAGACCGCTCAGATTTAGCGCAAGAAGTTTGGATTCGAGTTTACCGCAATATCAATCGTTTACAGGAACCGGAAAAGTTTCGCGGTTGGTTAAGCCGGATTGCTACTAACTTGTTTTATGATGAGTTGCGTAAACGCAAGCGTAAGTCTCAGCCTTTATCCCTTGATGCTCGTTACACGACACAAGACAGCGAGATGGATTGGGAAATTGCTTCAGATGAGCCTAGTCCAGAAGAAAATCTGACCACACGGGAATTTTACGAGCAATTGCGTGATGCGATCGCACAATTACCTGAAGTATTTCGTACTGCCATTGTACTACGAGAAATTGAAGGTATGGCTTATGAGGAAATTGCAGAAATCACTGGTGTATCCTTGGGAACTGTCAAGTCTAGAATTGCCAGAGCTAGAACCAGGCTACAATCTCAGCTACAGCCCTATTTGGATGCTTAG
- a CDS encoding pentapeptide repeat-containing protein codes for MNRRLYQICCAVLFKFLFVVVLGIVAVGAIATPAWAEDYTKETLINVDFSGRVLTDATFTKANLRNCNFSHADLRGVSLFGANLELVNLEGANLSNATLDTAKFTKANLTNAVLEGAFAFNAKFDGAIIDGADFTDVLVRQDVQKQLCKIATGTNPTTGRETRDTLLCP; via the coding sequence ATGAATCGTAGGCTTTACCAGATCTGTTGTGCTGTCTTGTTTAAGTTTTTGTTTGTAGTCGTTCTAGGTATAGTGGCTGTCGGTGCGATCGCAACTCCCGCTTGGGCTGAAGACTATACCAAAGAAACTTTGATTAATGTTGATTTTTCTGGTCGTGTACTAACGGATGCTACTTTTACTAAAGCAAACCTCCGTAATTGCAATTTCAGTCATGCAGATTTACGGGGTGTTAGTTTATTCGGTGCAAATTTAGAGTTGGTCAACTTAGAAGGGGCTAATCTCTCCAACGCGACTCTAGATACAGCTAAATTTACTAAAGCCAATTTGACAAACGCTGTACTTGAAGGAGCATTTGCCTTTAACGCCAAGTTTGATGGCGCAATTATTGATGGCGCAGATTTTACTGATGTACTTGTACGTCAAGATGTCCAAAAACAATTGTGCAAAATCGCAACAGGAACCAACCCAACTACAGGGAGGGAAACACGCGATACTTTGCTTTGTCCTTAA
- a CDS encoding YraN family protein yields MGETQSPFTNHQSPLINIGELGEQLVAQWLHTQNCEILHRRWRCRWGELDLIALLKSSEGDLPSTEKQLLFVEVKTRSQGNWDSDGLMAITPQKQAKIGKAAQMFLATYPDLADLPCRFDVALVRLQRCVSSSNTSFSQVSDLSSIKQNSQAMLAFKGYQVILQDYIQAAFDSMLD; encoded by the coding sequence ATGGGGGAAACTCAATCACCTTTCACCAATCACCAATCACCACTTATCAATATTGGTGAACTAGGAGAACAGCTTGTAGCCCAATGGTTACACACTCAAAACTGCGAAATTTTGCATCGTCGTTGGCGTTGTCGCTGGGGAGAGTTAGACTTAATTGCACTGCTAAAGTCATCGGAAGGCGATTTACCTTCAACCGAGAAGCAGCTATTATTTGTAGAAGTAAAAACACGCAGTCAGGGTAATTGGGATAGTGATGGCTTAATGGCAATTACCCCCCAGAAGCAAGCAAAAATTGGGAAAGCAGCGCAAATGTTTTTAGCTACCTACCCGGATTTAGCAGATTTACCTTGTCGCTTTGATGTAGCGTTAGTTAGATTACAACGTTGCGTAAGTTCTTCCAATACCAGCTTTTCTCAAGTAAGCGATTTATCTTCCATAAAGCAAAATTCTCAAGCAATGCTGGCTTTTAAAGGATATCAAGTTATTTTGCAAGATTATATACAAGCCGCTTTTGATTCAATGCTTGACTAA
- a CDS encoding AAA family ATPase: MAELLSFLEQQKTPIDIELLQAIEQNTLPLRAISLTIQQSGAYLSTITSLNFPQVKSPFTLNPIQESALETILSNSPISLISGIPGTGKTRIARACVHLAIEQEHRVLILANHQQTLTQYRDLPILPIYLSQPYKQQLKRWLQEKWQRANLKALPLHLLPDRLIEDLPIYSDILKHTPEQLHNHLKTHFPNISPARLDLLSYRVRTLTPLLEKQAQLQQSYKLLSQTAIEQLTTQMEESAAIPILGTFAEFTTRYRDELQGKIFDLIFVEEAHLLTWKQVIQLACSCHKLVLFGDAIAPDNTIPFSYLERHLSPAYRLTLTEQFRLSPSLARSILPLLANRYIHTSFRRQVNSPLNNPLLWQDIRSGEENERIWRFVQTEIPMNWRDRTGVITFSDTTKQQLKSSCPEELKNLIYIGTINEWVGEERDLVLVRVEGKPQQLDLMATRTLLTRGCLSLVFFGDLSQWEMSTSLLSQLFDVIQIERELT; encoded by the coding sequence ATGGCAGAACTTCTCTCATTTCTGGAACAGCAGAAAACGCCAATTGATATTGAACTGTTACAGGCGATTGAGCAAAATACTTTGCCGCTAAGAGCGATCTCGCTTACCATTCAACAGTCGGGTGCGTATCTATCCACAATAACATCTCTTAATTTTCCTCAAGTTAAATCTCCCTTTACTCTCAACCCAATTCAAGAAAGCGCGTTAGAAACAATTCTTTCTAATAGTCCCATATCATTAATTTCAGGAATTCCTGGTACGGGAAAAACCCGTATTGCTCGTGCTTGTGTTCATTTAGCAATAGAACAAGAACATCGAGTATTAATACTAGCAAATCATCAACAAACTCTCACCCAATATCGAGATTTACCCATCCTCCCTATTTACCTATCTCAACCATATAAACAGCAATTAAAGCGATGGTTACAAGAAAAATGGCAACGCGCTAATCTGAAAGCTTTACCATTACATTTACTGCCAGATCGCTTAATAGAAGATCTCCCGATTTATAGTGATATTTTAAAACATACTCCAGAACAATTACACAATCACTTAAAAACTCACTTTCCTAATATTTCTCCTGCTCGTCTGGACTTATTAAGCTATCGAGTACGCACCCTGACTCCGTTGTTAGAAAAACAAGCACAATTGCAACAAAGTTATAAGTTACTTTCTCAGACAGCAATTGAGCAATTAACAACTCAAATGGAAGAATCAGCAGCTATTCCTATTTTAGGAACTTTTGCGGAATTTACTACCCGTTATCGTGATGAGTTGCAGGGTAAAATATTTGATCTGATTTTTGTGGAAGAAGCCCACTTATTAACATGGAAGCAAGTAATACAGTTAGCTTGTTCGTGTCATAAGTTGGTGTTATTTGGAGATGCGATCGCACCCGACAACACAATACCTTTTAGTTATTTAGAAAGGCATTTATCTCCAGCTTACCGCCTTACACTCACAGAACAGTTTCGATTATCTCCTAGTTTAGCTCGTTCTATTCTCCCCCTACTTGCTAATCGCTATATTCATACTTCCTTTCGGCGACAGGTTAATTCTCCCTTAAATAATCCTCTGTTGTGGCAAGATATTCGCAGTGGTGAAGAAAATGAGAGAATTTGGCGATTTGTGCAAACAGAAATCCCGATGAATTGGCGCGATCGCACCGGAGTTATAACTTTTTCAGATACTACTAAGCAACAATTAAAATCAAGTTGTCCCGAAGAACTAAAGAATCTAATTTATATTGGTACGATTAACGAATGGGTAGGCGAAGAACGAGATTTAGTGCTAGTACGAGTAGAAGGTAAACCCCAACAACTTGATTTAATGGCAACGCGCACACTTTTAACTCGTGGCTGTCTATCTTTAGTATTTTTTGGTGATTTATCTCAATGGGAGATGTCAACATCGCTACTCTCCCAACTTTTTGATGTTATTCAAATTGAAAGGGAACTAACATGA
- a CDS encoding DUF2357 domain-containing protein: MKLYANWFAYAMQGETVVTSTCLLARDRPVLVLEAGERLAELPSYLIPIPLRQGVYEIGFPYLQPDALKRKRQYEACLTVLRDRTSYTVDFHITDEVLDAETCTSKSQEEELRTEFGWRVDHHTTDAINTAVGLFSRLFGNRGKGSTEIALLNIIPVLEELSREDAKLPPIVAIERQYQLRRKLEIITSKLRSQLRRKAELMPISKIQEMDTYCLRDYIRRPGNDAAEKAGSRQQLMGVQRYQDFNTPENKFLVYFCHLLQLECAIYADNAHAQELKSLERSLKQFDWEATSKGVQRSPTFFMRPNYVLQQNPIYRSFYQAYLDFIHQRTLKEKIWSFRNYLLADLIYILLMAACLRFQSLSVSPLATLPGSAIPNGGRYLNDGATEPITVFLQDTVWKFSIEKTDIIKCDLLLCLTKQSLIDGKIKSLKIPIWTFWYPPSQHCLNLANNYLISLGMIFCWQAFPNEPLPQSSRLKVIVISDWSETSWMIAVKNLTEYLLIIINKWEGN, translated from the coding sequence ATGAAGTTATATGCAAATTGGTTTGCCTATGCCATGCAAGGCGAGACAGTTGTTACCTCGACTTGCTTGTTGGCAAGAGATCGTCCGGTACTGGTACTAGAAGCTGGGGAAAGACTTGCTGAGTTGCCTAGTTATCTTATTCCTATTCCTTTGAGACAAGGGGTTTATGAAATAGGTTTTCCCTACTTACAGCCTGATGCTTTAAAACGAAAACGTCAGTATGAAGCTTGCTTAACTGTATTGCGCGATCGCACATCTTATACAGTCGATTTTCATATTACTGATGAAGTGCTAGATGCTGAAACCTGCACGAGCAAAAGTCAGGAAGAAGAATTAAGAACCGAGTTTGGCTGGCGTGTCGATCACCATACCACTGATGCAATTAACACGGCGGTAGGTTTATTTAGCCGTTTGTTTGGCAATCGTGGTAAAGGTTCTACTGAGATTGCTTTGTTAAATATTATCCCTGTTCTGGAAGAACTTAGTCGAGAAGATGCGAAACTACCGCCCATTGTGGCGATTGAACGTCAATACCAACTCCGGCGCAAGTTAGAAATTATTACCTCTAAATTGCGTTCTCAATTGCGCCGCAAAGCTGAACTGATGCCCATCAGTAAAATTCAAGAAATGGATACCTATTGCTTGCGGGATTATATTCGCCGCCCTGGTAACGATGCGGCGGAGAAAGCTGGATCTCGGCAACAATTAATGGGGGTTCAAAGATATCAAGATTTTAATACTCCAGAAAACAAATTTCTTGTCTATTTTTGCCATTTACTCCAATTAGAATGTGCGATCTACGCCGATAATGCCCATGCTCAAGAGCTAAAAAGTTTAGAAAGATCCCTTAAACAGTTTGATTGGGAAGCTACGAGTAAAGGAGTGCAGCGATCGCCAACATTCTTCATGCGTCCTAATTATGTTTTACAACAGAATCCCATTTATCGCAGCTTTTACCAAGCTTATCTCGATTTCATCCACCAACGTACTCTTAAAGAAAAAATCTGGAGTTTTCGTAATTATTTATTGGCGGATTTAATTTATATCTTATTAATGGCAGCTTGTTTGCGCTTTCAAAGTCTTTCTGTTTCTCCTTTAGCTACCTTACCTGGTTCTGCAATACCTAACGGTGGACGTTATTTAAATGATGGAGCCACAGAACCAATTACAGTTTTCTTACAGGATACAGTTTGGAAGTTTAGTATAGAAAAAACTGACATAATTAAATGCGATTTGCTTCTTTGTTTGACTAAACAAAGTTTAATTGACGGAAAAATTAAATCGCTAAAAATTCCAATATGGACTTTTTGGTATCCTCCCTCACAGCATTGTTTGAACCTAGCAAACAATTATTTAATATCATTAGGGATGATTTTTTGTTGGCAAGCTTTTCCTAATGAACCTTTACCACAAAGTTCTCGTTTAAAAGTAATAGTTATTTCCGATTGGAGCGAAACAAGTTGGATGATAGCAGTAAAGAATTTGACTGAATACTTATTAATAATTATCAATAAATGGGAGGGAAATTGA
- a CDS encoding TraX family protein, with protein MKFKQFSRQKILGLSHKFHFPKSFNIFTKFKLLACLLMVIDHIGAVFFPQLIILRIVGRLSFPLFAYLFAKGYQNTRSHLDYFIRLLLFGAIAQVPYYYLFGWKLNIILTFAYNLALLRLIHCIKSSPIKLITLITGMVVASWLQFDYGWYATAIILLLIAYDQQCKGKWGLMWIGYWSVIHAFSWLVFSYQPVALFAVALLPAHNTKAPLSKPSLWVKYGFYAFYPLHLLLLMLAKKIIS; from the coding sequence ATGAAATTCAAGCAGTTTAGCCGCCAAAAAATACTGGGTTTATCTCATAAGTTTCATTTTCCAAAATCCTTTAATATTTTTACTAAGTTTAAATTACTTGCCTGTTTATTAATGGTCATTGACCACATTGGGGCTGTGTTTTTCCCTCAACTAATCATACTGAGAATAGTGGGAAGGTTGAGTTTTCCTCTATTTGCATACCTGTTTGCCAAAGGATACCAAAACACGCGCAGCCACCTTGATTATTTCATTCGACTACTCTTGTTCGGAGCGATCGCACAAGTACCATACTATTACTTGTTTGGTTGGAAACTAAATATTATTCTAACTTTTGCTTATAACTTAGCATTATTGCGCTTAATCCATTGCATCAAATCATCCCCAATTAAGTTAATTACTCTTATTACAGGCATGGTTGTAGCTTCATGGCTTCAATTCGATTATGGCTGGTATGCAACAGCAATAATTCTGCTATTAATTGCGTATGACCAACAATGTAAGGGAAAATGGGGTTTGATGTGGATCGGATATTGGAGTGTTATTCATGCTTTTTCATGGTTGGTTTTTTCTTACCAGCCAGTTGCACTTTTTGCTGTTGCACTACTACCAGCACATAATACTAAAGCACCCTTATCAAAACCTTCATTGTGGGTAAAATATGGGTTCTATGCTTTTTATCCTCTACATTTATTGTTATTAATGTTAGCAAAAAAGATAATTAGCTAA
- a CDS encoding phospholipase D-like domain-containing protein, which produces MKICWQLQGNFCRTDQPDEFLSLSEILQQVQSLGQQHRRYSLHYLRSNFGLNFLPEAVLEELLQKTNNTPNSRALYIAPHYKLLRPIISESTTLSVNQCKWEFTSGDLVLSLAPDDPQIPIWDREIESQPGTYNVVFSPSALPPHLPQHLQDLVLQLEQDLNNPNWEWLKEAVISPDYDRFFSQLHPHLLVWIEVKELPPIWQEAIALLRMDNIETAITLVSEEVRSLVARYQETYSDRRFTLPPNLKPNASLSAGRWLSISSQTSPTHRRFLETLIDEAKEFLCLSSFRIEDEGIVDRICQKARQLQQGVWILTDLRNELLDRIDPDMANRISVREEYQASDRRKDICFKKLIKAGVRIRGGLYHLKTYISEQYAYLGSCNLTPGSLHYNYEAGIVWRNCPQHQQLIERFYEYWHEYSDCEALPTETGMKVRSLSDLPNHNRLVSATGFLSPSQYESDLYAELQQFARQPRGKIRIYTRNFYPTPRIKELLRLLDCQIFVAIPCSDRDLNVRVVSNLHAKITVLGDQVAYLGGINFQFRPEAFSQIDLVYKVTEKKLLQDIDQSLQGVSLL; this is translated from the coding sequence ATGAAAATTTGTTGGCAGTTGCAGGGTAATTTTTGCCGTACCGATCAACCAGATGAATTTTTATCGCTATCGGAAATTTTGCAGCAAGTCCAATCATTAGGGCAGCAACATCGCCGCTACTCTCTCCACTACTTGCGGAGTAATTTTGGGTTGAATTTTCTTCCCGAAGCGGTATTAGAAGAACTTTTACAAAAAACTAACAATACGCCAAATTCTAGGGCTTTATATATAGCACCCCACTACAAGCTTTTACGTCCGATAATATCTGAATCAACCACTTTATCAGTTAACCAGTGTAAATGGGAATTTACCAGTGGAGATTTGGTTTTATCCCTAGCGCCAGATGATCCGCAAATACCAATTTGGGATAGGGAGATTGAAAGCCAACCAGGGACATATAATGTAGTATTTTCGCCTTCTGCATTGCCTCCTCATCTACCGCAGCATTTACAAGATTTAGTTTTACAACTCGAACAAGATTTAAATAATCCCAATTGGGAATGGCTAAAGGAAGCAGTCATATCTCCCGATTATGATCGCTTTTTCTCGCAACTGCATCCTCATCTTTTAGTCTGGATAGAGGTTAAAGAATTGCCTCCTATTTGGCAAGAAGCGATCGCCTTGTTACGGATGGATAATATTGAAACAGCAATCACGCTAGTTTCAGAAGAAGTTCGTAGCTTAGTTGCACGTTACCAAGAAACTTATAGTGATCGTCGTTTCACTTTACCACCAAACCTCAAACCTAACGCTTCTCTGTCTGCGGGTAGATGGCTATCAATCTCCAGCCAAACTAGCCCAACTCATCGCCGCTTTTTAGAAACGTTGATCGACGAAGCTAAAGAATTTCTTTGTCTTTCTAGCTTTCGGATTGAAGATGAAGGTATTGTCGATCGCATTTGTCAGAAAGCAAGACAACTTCAGCAAGGGGTGTGGATACTTACCGATTTACGCAACGAATTACTCGATCGCATCGATCCTGATATGGCAAATCGTATCTCTGTGCGGGAAGAATATCAAGCAAGCGATCGACGTAAAGATATTTGTTTTAAAAAGCTGATCAAAGCTGGCGTAAGAATACGCGGCGGACTTTATCACCTAAAAACCTACATTTCCGAACAATACGCCTACTTAGGATCTTGTAATCTTACCCCTGGTAGTCTCCATTACAATTATGAAGCGGGGATAGTTTGGCGCAACTGCCCTCAACATCAGCAACTAATTGAGCGTTTTTATGAGTATTGGCACGAATATAGCGATTGCGAAGCTTTACCAACAGAAACAGGAATGAAAGTCAGGTCGCTTTCTGATTTGCCAAATCATAATCGTTTAGTTAGTGCAACTGGTTTTCTTTCTCCTAGTCAATACGAATCGGATTTATACGCAGAATTACAACAATTTGCTCGACAGCCAAGGGGTAAAATTAGAATTTATACCCGCAATTTTTATCCTACACCCAGGATTAAAGAGTTGTTGCGATTGCTGGACTGTCAAATCTTTGTGGCTATTCCCTGTAGCGATCGCGATCTCAACGTGCGCGTTGTCTCCAACCTCCACGCCAAAATTACTGTTTTAGGCGATCAAGTTGCATATTTGGGAGGAATTAACTTTCAGTTTCGCCCAGAGGCATTTTCTCAAATTGACTTAGTTTATAAAGTTACCGAGAAAAAATTGCTCCAAGATATTGATCAATCTCTCCAAGGGGTTAGCTTGTTATGA